Within Micromonospora parathelypteridis, the genomic segment CAGGTGCGGTCCACCGCGGCTGACGTCGAGGCAACCGCGGACGACGGCCGGTACACCTGGTCGTTGGTGTTGTCAGCGACGTCGTAGCACTGCCCGGAGGGCGTCTTCCGGGTCGAGTGCAGCGCCCAGTACCAGGCGTAACTCTTGACGGCCATCGCACCGGCGTCCAGCGAAGCGGCCGGCCAACTCGTAATCCATTCGTTCGGGAGGACGTTCTTGACGTACGTCTTGAAGTCGACCCGGTCGACTCGCCCGAGACTGACCCGGTAGACGAGGATGGTGCTCGGCAGCTTGCTGTTGGTGCCGTCGGTGCTGCAGCCCGTCACTCCACCCGTCAGCAGCTCGTGCGAGGCGTTGTTGTTCTTCAGCGTGGAGTTGAGGTTGCCCTTCGCCCCGGCGGCGAAGTCCTGGGTCGCACCGGCGAAGTTGCTGTTGAAGTAGACCCGCACGGTCTTGGAGGTGCGGTTCCACACCGATGCGGCGTTGTTCTTCACGCACAGGCCCTTGCCGCTGCCCGCGCCCTTGAACTCGTAGCACGACGGCTGGGTCGTGCCGTAGTCGTCCTGGGAGTCGGTGAAGTCGGAGACCGATCCCGCGTTGCCGCTGTTGTAGTAGTAGCAGAACTCGCCGCTGTCGCAGACCCCGTCCCGGGCCGCCGCCTGCGCTGGCGAGGCGACGGTCAGGATGGAGGTGGCCATGGCGAGGACGGCGCCGACGACGGCGAGGCCCTTGCGAAGATTCATGACGTCCTACTTCTCGTTGTAGCCCTGGGAGTTCCAGAACGAGGTCGGGTCGGGGTTGTCCAGGGTGGGGTCACCGACGCTCACGGACGCGTGGGTCTGCCGGCCGTTCCGGACCTCGACGTGGGTGTGCGCGCCCGAGCTGGAGGACACCCCGTGCCACGACTCATCGGCGATGACCTCGCCCTTGCTGATGGCGTCGCCCACGCTCACCCTCGGCGCGCTGTGCAGGTAGATCACCGACTTGTTGAGCGAGGAGTTGTAGACGGAGATCGTGGACAGGCCGCCGCTGCCGGTGCTGCCCGACGCGACGTAGATGACCGTTCCGGAGACCAGGGCGCGCACGTCCGAGCCGACGCTGCGGGCGATGTCGATGCCCTCGTGCCGGCCGGGCGTGGTGGTGTAACCGTCGAAGCCGCACGTGACCGAGCCGCCGCTGGCCTGGTACAGGGCGTACGACATGTTCGTGCGCGTCGACGGCGAGAACTGGTGCGAGGCGTTGTTGTTCTTCAGCGTGGCGTTGAGGTTGCCCTTCGCGCCGGCCGCGAAGTCCTGGTAAGAACCGGCGTAGCCGCTGTTGAAGTAGACGCGCACGGTCTTGGTGCTGCGGTTCCAGACCGAGGCGGCCTCGTTCTTGATGCACAGGCCCTTGCCGGCGCCAGTGCCCTTGAAGTCGTAGCACGAGGGCTGCTCGGTGCCGTAGTCGTCGAGCGAACCGGTGAAGTCCGAGATCGATCCCGCGTTGCCGCTGTTGTAGTAGTAGCAGAACTCACCGCTGTCGCAGACCCCGTCCCGGGCCGCCGCCTGCGCTGGCGAGGCGACGGTGAGAATGGAGGTGGTCATGGCGAGCGCGGCGCCGACGACGGCGAGGCTCTTGCGGATGTTCATGGTGTCCTTTCGTGGACCGTGAGCGTTGGTTGGTGGATGGGTTCGGGTGCGGGTCACTGCCCGCGCTGGTACTGCTCCCAGGTTTTGAACGGAACCTGGGGACCGTCGTCCGGGCCCTGGTTGGCCAGGCCGTTCATGCCGAGGTAGTAGTCGCCGACCTGGTGCTGCGCCTGGCTGGACAGGTCCGTGTCGCTGATCGCGGTTGCGTGGATGTGCCACGGCCAGTCACCCTGACTCGGGTTACGGACCCAGGCGGCGAAGCCGACCTGGCGTAGAGCCCGGGCGACGGCGGTGCGCTTGGCAGCGGTCATGCCGGTGACCGAGATGTCCACCACACCCCCGCCGTCGTGCGTACCGGCCGAGGTCGGGTCGCCCCCGGGGTTGTACGAGCCCTGATCGAGCACCAGGGTGTAACCGAGCAGACGCTGGGCCTCGGCCAACATCGCCTGGGTACGGGCGTCGACGACGTACCCGTCACGCTGGACCTTCCCGCCAGGGCCGATCGTCTTGCTGACGGTGTACCGGTTCTGCCCGAGCTTTGTCAGCGAGGTTGTGCCGGGCAGCCCGTTCGCGGCGAGGCCGGTGTAGCCGAGCGAGCGCTGGTAGGCCGCGTACGCCGAGATGGTCACGGTGCCGAAGTAGCCGTCGACCCACTGCGCGTCCAGCAGGCCCCGCGCCTGGAGCGCCTGCTCCACGGAGAGCACGGAACTCTTCGCGCCCGGGGTCAGTGTGTTGTCGGCACGGCGGGGGTCGATCTGGGCCGCCAGAACGGTGGCCTCCATGGACACGACAGGCAGCGCCGCCGTGGTGACGCTCGGCTGCGTTGTGGCGCCGGATGTCGCGGCCCACGACTGGGCCGGGACGATGACGGCCCCGCAGAGCACGGCGAGCCCGACGGCTACCCAGGGACGGCGCATAGACGATCCTCCTCGTAGGTGGTGAGTCACGTTGGGAACGGACTCACCCTGCGAGAAAGGGCCTACTGTTCGGTACCCCGTTGCCCTGTCAGATCCGTCAGGCCCTCACGGACCTCGATGGATGCGGTGTTGTCAGCTTGGCTGGCGCCCGGGACTGACATCGATTCCGCACTCCCTGACACCCGTCGTGGCGTCCGCGACCCGGAGAATCGGCCGGGTGCCGCTGCTCGGCGCTCAGGCGGTGACGTTGACCAAGAAGTAGACCGGCCGGCGGGTGGGGAAGAACTCCTGCCCGTGCTCGTCGACCATCTTCCAACTGACCCAGCACTTTCCGGGGTGATTCGGCGCGGTGACCTGAACACTGATGTTCACCTTGTCGCCGGGCGGCGTGTCACCGATCGGCACCCGATCCGGCATCCGGCAGCCGTCCGCGTCGGCGCTGGGGTTCGTCCGCGCGAGGAACCGGTTGTGCCAGGCGACCTTTCCCACGTTCGCGAGCGTCCACACCTTCACGAACGTGGCGTTCACCGGCACCTGGGTACCGTCGGGGATGGTGGCGTCGGCGACGAACTGGCTCGAATCCCCGGCAATCAGCGCGTCCGAGAATGGTGTCGAGGTTGACGTCGGCGACGCCGCCGCCGCGCCGGAGCCATCCGGGGACGCCCGGCCGCGGATGATGACGCCCACGGCGGCGACCGACACCACCACCATCACCGCGGCGGCCGCGAGCCACGGTGACCGCTGCCGTCGTGCGCCCGTGGCCTTGTCGTCCGCCGCCTGCGGGTCCTCGGTGCCCCGCAGTGCAGGCTGGCCCTCCGGCACGCGGTCCGAAGATGCGGCGACGGCGGACATGACCGGCCTGCCGGACGCCGGAGTGCCTGTGGCGTCGGGCGTATCGGTGGTCACGCCAGTGTCCACAGTGTTTCCAGCGTCGGCTTCGGTCGGGAAGTCACTGCCTACCGCAACCGGTTCGCCGGCCGGGACGGCGCGGACCGTCACCTGGCGCTGAGCGGCCTCCCATTCGCGCCGCCACTGGACCTCGTCGGCCTCGCAGGCTCGGACGAACTCGCGTGTGGTCTCCCACGAGGGAAACCTGGTCCCGGCGGCAGCCTCGTGCAGGGTCGTGTGCGAGATGCGACCCGATCGCCCTGCCATCTTCCGGAACGACGGGTTGCCCACGGTGGTCCGCAGTGTTCGCAACTGTTCGGCGAATCGCTCGGCGGCCACGCGGTCCTGGATCGGCTCGGTGGCAGCACGCTGGTCTTCCATCCGTCCCCCATGTCAGACGTCGTCGTCAGGCGTTGTCAGGGCGTGTAAGAGGGTACCGAACGGACCTTAACGGCGATCATCGTGATGGATGAAGACACCGGGCGTGACGGTTCCGGTGCATCGAAGGAGGTCACCGATGAAGAGCCTTTCGCGACGTAGCCTGCGCATCCTCGCGGCTGCCGGGCTGGCTGTGCCCGCGGTGCTGGCGGTCTCCGGACCCGCCTACGCCGAGACGAACCCGCGCTGTGCGGGCTCCGTGCAGATCGGCGCGACCGCGTACGTGACCGTCGGCGGGCAGACCGCCGCATCCGTGAAGCAGTACAAGGGCTGCGGTAAGAACTACGCATACACGTACGTGTGGCAGCAGTACCGGGCGAGCCACGGCGCGTACCAGGTCTGCACCTCGATCGTGACCGGCAGCACGCTGCGCGACCTGCAGTGCTCGACCGGTGCTGAGGTCTGGTCCTCGGGTGCCAACACGCTGTCGGAGTGCACCCGGGCCCTCGGCGGGATCTCCGACGTGGCCTCGAAGGAGACCGGCGTGCGCTGCTGATCGGCAGCTCGACGTGCGGGGACGGCGATACAGGTAATCGTCGAGCGCGGCCGGCGGTCATCCGCCGAGCCGTGCGACCGCGGCGACCGCGCGATCAGCGCGGTCGCCGACCGGCCGTCGACGGCCGGGTGGTGTGCGGTCAAGGTCAGCTTCTCTGGTCAGCCGGGTCAGCCCGTAAAAGGATCATGGGCCGGCGATCCAACATCGCAGGCGGCCCGTGCTGCTACTGCCAGGTCGGATTTCCGAGCAGGCTGGCCAACGGGTGTTACATTGAACAATTCGCGTACATGAGGCTAATTGTCCAGGCAGGAGCACCGATACAGGTGGACATCCTTGCGGCAGTGGCAGCAGCCCTCTCGGCTGCGGTGGCAATTGTCGCAGCCACATTCGCGTTGCAGAATGCCAAGGGCGCCGTGCGGAGCGCCGAGATCGCCAACCGGGGCCTGCAGCGGCAGAACGTCGCCAACCTGTTCGACGGGTTCAACCTGGCCAACCAGGCGACGTTGGACCATCCGGAACTCCTGTACGAGGTGCATGGTCTGGATCGGTCGGTGGGCCTCGATGAAGCCCGCAGTATCGCGTACCTCAGCGTCCTTCTCGACGCGTTCCAGGCCTTCTACGACGACCTGTACGACGGCGACTTCGCGCGGATGGCGACGGACATGAAGGCTCGCTCGACCTTCTTGAACCGGGTCCTCGCCGTACCGGCGAACGACAGCCGATGGCGGGTCGCTCAGCGGATCTACTACGGCGACTTCGACAAGTCCTTCATCGACGCCGTGAACGACATCATGGCCTTCGAGCAGGGCCGGTCGGCCCCTGCGCAGGACCAGGACGCTGCCAACCATGCTCCCGTGCCTCGCCCTAGCGAGGAGGACGCTCGCTGACCCGCGCCCGAGTGGGGCGGTGTGGCTGATCAACGCCTCGCGCAGCACCGCCCGGCCGGGCCTTGTCCGTGCCGCCGTCCACCCGTGCGTGCGGCGCGAGCGTGGCGACGGCGGCGCTCACTGCGGCGACCGGCTGTTGTTTCGTGGGCCGCCAGGGACTCGAACCCTGAACCTATGGATTAAAAGTCCACAGCTCTGCCATTGAGCTAGCGGCCCGCGCGCTCAGGTTACCCGACGGTGAGCGTCGACGACTCATGGCTTCCGGCCAGCCGTCAATGCCTGCGCCTGGCACCCCTCACCGCACCTGATCATCACCATATCGGCGAGCTGGCGGTGTCCGGAGCGCTGGATAGCCCCATGTCGGGGATATGGAGTGGATCAAGCCCGGCCCGCGCCGCGGGGGCCGCGTGCGGCGGGGGTGGCGGAGGTCGGGGTGGGCGGTTGAGCTGCTGCTGGGCGGGTACGGGGTCGAGCATGCGGATCGTGGTGGTGGGGGCGAGCGGCAATGTCGGTACGGCGGTGCTGCGGCGGCTGCGCCGGGAGCGGGGCGTGGAGCTGGCCGGGGTGGTCCGGCGGTTGCCCGGACCGGATGCCGGTGAGCCGTACGACCAGGTGGAGTGGCACTCCTGCGACATCGGCGCGCCGGGCGCGGTGGGGCAGCTCGTCGAGATGTTCGCGGGTGCGGATGCGGTGGTGCACCTGGCCTGGCAGATCCAGCCCAGCCACGACCAGCGGGTGCTGCGTCGGACCAACGTCGACGGCAGTCGGGCGGTGTTCGACGCGGTGATCCGGGCCGGTGTGCCGGCGCTGGTGTACGCCTCGTCGGTCGGCACCTACGCGCCCGGCCCGAAGGATCACCCGGTCAGCGAGCGGTGGCCGGCGACCGGTGTGTCGGGTTCGTCGTACAGCGAGCACAAGGCGGAGGTGGAGGCGCTGCTGGACGAGGTCGAGCGGGATCACCCGACACTGCGGGTGGTGCGGATGCGACCCGGGTTGATCTTCCAGCGGGCCGCCGGGGTGGAGATCACCCGCTACTTCCTCGGCCCGCTGGCGCCGGTGCGGCTGCTGCGCTTCGGCCGGATTCCGCTGGTGCCGACGAACCGCCGGTTGCGGATGCAGGCGGTGCACGCCGACGACGTGGCTGACGCGTACGCCCGGGCGTTGTTGAGTGAGGTGCGCGGTGCTTTCAACGTCGCCGCGGACCCGGTGCTCACCCCGGAGCTGGTGGCTCGGCACTTCCACGGTTGGACGGTGCCGGTCGCCGCGCCGGTGCTGCGGGTGGCGGCGGCGCTGACCTGGCGGGCGCGGCTGCAGCCGGTCGACGCGGGCTGGGTGGAGCTGGGTCTGAACGCCCCGCTGATGTCCAGCGAGCGTGCGGAGACCGAGCTGGGTTGGCAGCCCAAGATCAGCGCGCTGACCGCGCTCAAGGAGCTCTTCGTCGGAATGGCCGGTCACGACCACGCGGGAAGCCCGCCACTGTCCGGCGCACGCGACCTGCCCGGCCAACCGGCAGCCCTCCTCGAGGCCCGACCCCCAGGCCAGGGAAACCCCTACTGACCCACGCCATCCGGGTGATCAAGAGCTTTCGGTCAGGACACGCCGTCCCGGTGACCGAAACCTCTTGATCACCGGGGCAGAGAAAGCCCTGCGGGGTTCAGCTCAGCTTGGAATTGGTGACTGTGGGGTTGCGGGCGCCGAGGAAGAAGATGCCGGGGAAGCCACTGGTCTCGAACTTGCCGCTGGGGTTGCGGCGCAGGGTCGAGTTTTCGATCTTCATTGTGCCGGTGCGGTTGTTGCTCACGAAGAAGACCGCGCCGCCGCCCTCGTTGGCCTTGTTGTTCTCGATGATCGTGCCGGCGATCCGTACGGTGAACTCGTTGCCGTCGCAGTAGATCGCGCCGCCGCTGCCGCCGCCGGGCGTGCCGGACTTGGCCGGGTTGGCGCCGTTGCCGATCGCCTCGTTGTGGCTGAGCACGCTGTTCAGCACCACCCAGGAGACGCCGATGCTGCTCAGCGCGCCTCCGTTGGAGCAGGAGCCGCCCTGGCCGGATGCGCCGCCGAAGGTGCTGCTCACCACGTACACCGGTTTGTTGTCGTGCTGGCTCAGCACCCGGATGGCCGCGCCGCCCAGGTCGGGACCGGTGCGGTCGCAGCGGTTGCGGACGAAGCGCGAGTTGACCACCTTGAATCGCCCGCCGCGGACGAAGATCGCCCCACCGCCGCCGCCCTCGGCCTCGTCGCCGGTGGAGTTGCCGTCGGCGAAGGTCAGGTTCTGCACGGTGAGCTGCGGGTGGTCCTGGTTCTGGCAGTGCGAGGTGGTCCAGCCCTGGGCCTCGTCGCAGGTGTTCATGTAGAGAATGCGGCGCTTGCCCTGACCACTCAGCGTGACCTTGCCGCCGCCGTCCAGCACGACCTTCGGCCCGTTGGCGTTGCGGACCTTCGCGGTGGCGGTCATCTTGATCGCCACCGGGGCCGGTCCACAGTTGAACGTGATGACACCGCCGGCCGCGACGGCCTGCACGACTGCCGCGGAGGTGCAGCTCGCCGGGGTGCCGGTGCCGATGGTCCGGGTCGGCTTCGAGGTGTCCACCGCCCGTGCCTCGGCTGGCACGGCGGCCTTGCCGTTCGGGTTACCGGCCGCGAGCACCTTGTCGGCCGGCTTCGGGCTCGCACTGGCCCCCGGGCCACCGAGACCGTCGCGGCCCGTCGGCGCTTCGCCCTGGTTGCCCGTCGGCAGGGGCTTCGGTGCGGCCGACACGCCGGGCTGGAAGGCGGGAGCCGGATCGTTGGACGCGCAGGCGGGCAGGGTCGCCGTGGCGACACCAAGGGCGAGCAGAGCAGCAAGCGACGTCATGCGCACCCTGTGATGCTAGGAGCCCTGACGGCGTCACGACGAATCCGCCGTGCGGGCTTAATCCCTGGTTAAGGCTGGGCGGGGCTCAGGCGCGGGACAGAGCGAAGGCGGTCAGGAAGCCGGCGACCGTGATGAGACCGACCAGCAGGTGCGCGTTCTCGAACGCCTCGGGAACCATGGTGTCGGTGATCATCGCGAGGATCGCGCCGGCGGCCAGCGCCGTGATCCCGGCCAGCACCTCCGGCGGGGCACCCCCCAGCACCGAGTTACCGAGCAGCGCGGCCGCCCCGCTGATCAGGGCGATCCCGACCCAGAGCAGGAAGACGAACCGCCGGGACCGGCCGGCCTGGCGCATGCCGGCCGCGCTGGACAGGCCCTCCGGAACGTTGCTCAGGAAGACCGCCGCCACCGTGACCAGGCTGACCGTGCCGCCGCTGAGCAGGCTCGCGCCGATCACCACCGACTCCGGTATGCCGTCCAGGAGCGCGCCGACCGCGATCGCCGACCCGGAACCGGGTTGCTCACCCTCGGAGGGCTGGGAGCCCGAGCGTTTCCGGTTCCGCGCGCCGTGTCGGGCAAGCGCCAGGTTGGCCAGGGTGTAGACGACCGCACCGCCGCCCGC encodes:
- a CDS encoding SpoIID/LytB domain-containing protein, whose translation is MNLRKGLAVVGAVLAMATSILTVASPAQAAARDGVCDSGEFCYYYNSGNAGSVSDFTDSQDDYGTTQPSCYEFKGAGSGKGLCVKNNAASVWNRTSKTVRVYFNSNFAGATQDFAAGAKGNLNSTLKNNNASHELLTGGVTGCSTDGTNSKLPSTILVYRVSLGRVDRVDFKTYVKNVLPNEWITSWPAASLDAGAMAVKSYAWYWALHSTRKTPSGQCYDVADNTNDQVYRPSSAVASTSAAVDRTWSTRMTRSGNILRAHYCATTTACGGWVDGNWMSQYGSRDQANAGKNYQAILRYYYSDVVIS
- a CDS encoding peptidoglycan DD-metalloendopeptidase family protein; its protein translation is MNIRKSLAVVGAALAMTTSILTVASPAQAAARDGVCDSGEFCYYYNSGNAGSISDFTGSLDDYGTEQPSCYDFKGTGAGKGLCIKNEAASVWNRSTKTVRVYFNSGYAGSYQDFAAGAKGNLNATLKNNNASHQFSPSTRTNMSYALYQASGGSVTCGFDGYTTTPGRHEGIDIARSVGSDVRALVSGTVIYVASGSTGSGGLSTISVYNSSLNKSVIYLHSAPRVSVGDAISKGEVIADESWHGVSSSSGAHTHVEVRNGRQTHASVSVGDPTLDNPDPTSFWNSQGYNEK
- a CDS encoding peptidoglycan-binding domain-containing protein; translated protein: MRRPWVAVGLAVLCGAVIVPAQSWAATSGATTQPSVTTAALPVVSMEATVLAAQIDPRRADNTLTPGAKSSVLSVEQALQARGLLDAQWVDGYFGTVTISAYAAYQRSLGYTGLAANGLPGTTSLTKLGQNRYTVSKTIGPGGKVQRDGYVVDARTQAMLAEAQRLLGYTLVLDQGSYNPGGDPTSAGTHDGGGVVDISVTGMTAAKRTAVARALRQVGFAAWVRNPSQGDWPWHIHATAISDTDLSSQAQHQVGDYYLGMNGLANQGPDDGPQVPFKTWEQYQRGQ
- a CDS encoding NBR1-Ig-like domain-containing protein, whose product is MEDQRAATEPIQDRVAAERFAEQLRTLRTTVGNPSFRKMAGRSGRISHTTLHEAAAGTRFPSWETTREFVRACEADEVQWRREWEAAQRQVTVRAVPAGEPVAVGSDFPTEADAGNTVDTGVTTDTPDATGTPASGRPVMSAVAASSDRVPEGQPALRGTEDPQAADDKATGARRQRSPWLAAAAVMVVVSVAAVGVIIRGRASPDGSGAAAASPTSTSTPFSDALIAGDSSQFVADATIPDGTQVPVNATFVKVWTLANVGKVAWHNRFLARTNPSADADGCRMPDRVPIGDTPPGDKVNISVQVTAPNHPGKCWVSWKMVDEHGQEFFPTRRPVYFLVNVTA
- a CDS encoding NAD-dependent epimerase/dehydratase family protein, whose product is MRIVVVGASGNVGTAVLRRLRRERGVELAGVVRRLPGPDAGEPYDQVEWHSCDIGAPGAVGQLVEMFAGADAVVHLAWQIQPSHDQRVLRRTNVDGSRAVFDAVIRAGVPALVYASSVGTYAPGPKDHPVSERWPATGVSGSSYSEHKAEVEALLDEVERDHPTLRVVRMRPGLIFQRAAGVEITRYFLGPLAPVRLLRFGRIPLVPTNRRLRMQAVHADDVADAYARALLSEVRGAFNVAADPVLTPELVARHFHGWTVPVAAPVLRVAAALTWRARLQPVDAGWVELGLNAPLMSSERAETELGWQPKISALTALKELFVGMAGHDHAGSPPLSGARDLPGQPAALLEARPPGQGNPY
- a CDS encoding ZIP family metal transporter, with amino-acid sequence MPEWLQAGGWGLLAGSALLVGAAVGWFARVPQRVIASIMAFGAGVLLSAVSFEMIAEAHAQGGMLPTVLGAGGGAVVYTLANLALARHGARNRKRSGSQPSEGEQPGSGSAIAVGALLDGIPESVVIGASLLSGGTVSLVTVAAVFLSNVPEGLSSAAGMRQAGRSRRFVFLLWVGIALISGAAALLGNSVLGGAPPEVLAGITALAAGAILAMITDTMVPEAFENAHLLVGLITVAGFLTAFALSRA